The Hevea brasiliensis isolate MT/VB/25A 57/8 chromosome 9, ASM3005281v1, whole genome shotgun sequence nucleotide sequence CTGATACGTTATCATTTGTGGCATGAGAAGTTGTTTTAGTTACTAGATGGTTATGGCGGAAAATGCCTACTGATGAATTAAATGAAAGTTGCAGCAGCCTTTGAGCTGCACCCATTGATTCTTGTCGAGGGGACCATTATCCGCAGAGTTTTGCAAATGAGAGCAGTTTACAGAAATTAGGATCAATTTTCATGCAATATTCAGTTCGTTGCATTCCTTTTCATAGGAACATAAACAGCAGTTAATGTTACCGTTAATATTATTCAGATTTAGCAGCTAGAGTTGGCAAAACATGAAGTTACTGGGAGCTAAATGCTGCTTTGTAGCTACACGAAGAAGCATACGTTTCAGCACTGCAAAAATGAAGACAAACGAAAGCCACCTGATACGTTAAACTGAATCTGAGCTACTCAAAATCTGCTTGAGAAATGGTGAAATTTGAGCTATTCCAGCTTGTTCTGTCTGCCACTCCGAGTTTTCGCATAAATAAGACATGAAAATGGAATCAGAGGTTATTAAGGCTTCAAACTTGAGCTCTTGAaaagtcaaaatttattggtagTGCTTCGTTATATTTTTTGTATTTATATTTTCTTTAGActtgtataaattaaattattttcactTTATATGCTAATTTAGTGTGATTAAAATAAAAACTTATTTTAagtgaaaaattaaagtttaataataTGGAGAAGCGGTGAGTATAGTGCAGTGATAGCACGTGAGATCTAGGTGTATGCATTTTAGTAATAAGTTAAAAGAGAAGGCGTGCAAGGATCTGGTTTGGGTAGGCGTGAAAGTTAATTAAATACGGCAAATTGTGCGGAGCAATTATGCCAAAAGGGCAAAAGATTGAGTTTGTTTAGTTGGGTACAGTATGAGCCGGGCCGAGAAATTATACCCTTGGGCCTTTGTTGGTTGACTATGAAGAATGGAAGAGTgtagagagagtgagagagattcAGACAAGAATGAGAGAAtcgatgaataaataaataacaatgagggataattataatttagtctctcATATTCATTACCATTCTCAATCTGGTCCTTCTATCTTGCAAATTCATCAATGAACACATCTTTgtttaaaatttacttttttttttattattattgttcaattaaaagattttattatatatataattaaactaaatttatcaatttctttttttttttctctttatctCTCACTCTTTGtatcttaaattaaatttaactaagTTTGGGCAAATATgttataaaattgaaaaaaatggtATCTCTAATTTTACttgtaaaatatattaaaaaattagataGAGGGATTTGTTTgttaatataaataattgttgatataaataatatataataattgagTAATGTAATTTTTAAAATAGAAAGACTAATTTGATAATACTGGCAAATATTAGGAGTAAATTGTAAGTCtccctaataattattaaacGGCGGAGGAATTGATGCAAGTTAAGTAGTAGAGGCTGTTGAGCGCTGAGCAGTAGCTCTGCTCTGCTGCAACTTTTGATAGAGAAAAGTAGGGATGGTGGAGAAGATGAATAATCAtagtaataatgataataataatcaaGAGGTGACCACATTCAATTCCAGAGAAATAAATCCAAGTTCCATATTCCATTCAATTGTAGCCTTGACAATATGGATGGGCGGCATCCATCTCAATTTCCTCTTATTCTTCATCCCTCTTCTCTTCCTTcctttttccaaattcctactgtaagtcttcttcttcttcttcgtcttctaaattaaattcaattcttTTTCCAAACCCAAATaacaataaattatttttcagCTTTTTTGGATTGCAATTGCTGTTTATGTTCATTCCGATCAATGAAAATAGTAACTATGGCCGACGCTTGTCCAGGTACCTACTTTTTCTCATCTTTGTTGAACTTTTAATTATTACTAATTAATTATGCATCTTCTCTAAACTCAGGTATTTATCTAAGCATATTGCTAGCCATTTTCCCATTTTTCTACATGTTGAAGACATCAATGCCTTTCATTCTGATCGTGCTTATGGTTCGTTTCTCTGCCTTCTGACTTAAGCTTTTCCTTATCTGTTACCATTTTACTCGAATCATATTACTCATTTTCTGAAACTTCTACGGCATCTAGTCCTTGCTTTATCTAAAAgggtaaacttttttttttttttttccttttttatacttaataggATTGTATAGGCCGTTAATTGCTTTCATTGTTTAGCTTCTTTTACTTCattggatttttattttttatttttttatttttctttattaccTTCCTCATCTTTTAGGCCAGCAATTGATGCTATAGTTTCCTGTGGAGTTCTAAGTTCTAACTATGCATTTATTCTGATGTCTTCTGTTAGCTTCTTTGCTACTTAACAGCCTTATTTCCTTTCTCCTGCAGTGTTTGGTTATGAGCCACATTCAGTTATTCCTCTTGGTCTCGGTATACTTTCAGACTGTATGGGTTTAATGCCTCTTCCTAAAATAAAGGTCCTTGCAAGTAGCGCCGTAAGACTTTCTAAACCCTTACTTCTTGTGGACTTGTATATTTAATAAGGCCTTCTTCAACCTTATGTCTTTCTCAATGATTAGGTGTTCATCACTCCATTTTTGAGACATGTATGGACATGGTGTGGTGTTACACCTGCAACGAAGGAAAATTTTACATCCCTTCTGGAAGCTGGTTATAGTTGTGTCTTGGTGCCTGGTGGAGTTCAAGAGACATGTTATATGAAGCATGGAACTGAGGTCTTATCGCTTACTCttttatacaatttttttttccatATGTACTTAACCCTTTTTTTTCCATAATTTCCTTTTTCTTGTTGTATTCACTTGGCTTGGCAAGTTTTGGACTTGGGATTTCTGCCTGATCCAACTGACCTACACTGGTGTATGTGTTGGATTTGTTGGTGTCCTAATTTTCT carries:
- the LOC110654569 gene encoding diacylglycerol O-acyltransferase 2, whose translation is MVEKMNNHSNNDNNNQEVTTFNSREINPSSIFHSIVALTIWMGGIHLNFLLFFIPLLFLPFSKFLLFFGLQLLFMFIPINENSNYGRRLSRYLSKHIASHFPIFLHVEDINAFHSDRAYVFGYEPHSVIPLGLGILSDCMGLMPLPKIKVLASSAVFITPFLRHVWTWCGVTPATKENFTSLLEAGYSCVLVPGGVQETCYMKHGTEIAFLKSRRGFIRIAMETGKPLVPVVCFGQSLVFNWWRPGGNLFMKLARTIKFAPIFFWGILGSPFPYQHPVHVVVGRPIELKKNPQPTMEEVVEIQNQFIAALKDLFERHKARVGYPDLKLEII